A window of Pararhodobacter sp. genomic DNA:
GGCGCGCCATCCGGGGCCGCCCGCGTGAAAAACTGGCCCGCGCCCGGCTTTCGCGCTATACCACGCGGCAATCCCCGATCCGCCCCCTCAGGACGCACAATGCCCGACCCTTTCGTCATCACCCCGTTGCCCGTCGGCCAAGGGACCTTGGCGCTCTGCCCACTGCCGGGGCGTCTGGGCGATTTTCCCGGTGACATGGCGCAAATCCTGCGCTTTGCGCCCGACCTGATCCTCTCGCTGACCCAGGATGCCGAACGCTCGGCCCATGGTGCGGCCACCCTGCCGGACCAGATCACCCGGGCCGGGATCGTCTGGCACCCGTTTCCGATCCCCGATTTCGGCATCCCGCCCGCCGATGCCGACTGGTCCGCGGCCGCCAACGCCGCCACGAAAATCCTTGCCAAGGGCGGGCGGGTTCTGGTCCATTGTCGCGGCGGGCTTGGCCGCTCGGGCATGGTCGCGCTGCGGCTGATGATCGAGCACGGCGAAGCGCCCGACGACGCCCTCACACGGCTGCGCGCGGTGCGGCCCGGCGCGGTCGAAACCGCCGCGCAACACCGCTGGGCGCGCAGCCCGGCCCGGAGCCACCCATGACCGACCTGCACCGCCAGATGATCCAGTGGCGCCAAGACCTGCACCGCCACCCGGAATTCGGCTTTCAGGAACATCGCACCGCCGCTTTCGTCGCCAGAACCCTGCGACACATGGGCCTCGACGTGGCCGAAGGCATAGGCGGCACCGGCGTTGTCGCCACCCTCAAACGCGGCACCTCGAACCGGGCGATTGCCCTGCGCGCCGATATGGACGCGCTGCACATCACCGAGTTCGACGGGTGCCGACTACGCCTCGACCACGCCCGGCCTGATGCACGCCTGCGGCCATGACGGCCACACCGCCATGTTGCTGGGTGCAGCGCAGGTTCTGGCGCAAGAGGGCGGCTTTGACGGCACCTTGCGCTTTGTCTTTCAACCCGCCGAGGAATGGGGGCGCGGCGCACAGGCCCTGCTCGATGACGGGCTGATGACCCGGTTTCCCTTTGACGAGATTTTCGGCCTGCACAACATGCCCGGCCTGCCCGTCGGTCATTTCGAAACCCGCCCCGGCCCGCTCATGTCCGCCGAGGATATTTTCGAGATCACCCTGACCGGGCAAGGCGGCCATGCCTCGCGCCCGCATCTGATTCGCGAGGCGATGGTGCCCGCCTGCGCCCTGGTGCTGGAGCTGCAAACCATTGTCGCCCGACGCCTCGACCCGGCCGAGATCGCCGTGGTCTCGGTCACCGAATTGCTGACCGACGGCATCCGCAACGCCCTGCCCGGCAGCGCCCGCATTCTGGGCGATTGCCGCAGCTTTCAGCCACAGGTTTCAGCCCGGATCGAGGCCGAGATGCGCCGCATCGCCGCCGGGATCGCCGCCGCGCATGGGCTGGATGTCAGCCTGCGCTACGACCGCGAATTCGTGCCCTTGGTGAATGACCCCGACCTCGCCGCCGCCATGCTGGCCGCCTCTGCGACCGTCTCCAAAGCCGCCGAAATGCGCCCGACGCCGATGACCGCCTCCGAGGATTTCGCCCGGTTTCTCGATCATGTGCCGGGCTGTTTTGGCTATATCGGCAACGGCACAAACTCCGCACCCCTGCACAACCCGCGCTATGATTTCAACGACGCCGCCCTGATGCATGGCGTCGCCGTTCATACCGCCATCGCGCGGGCGCGTTTGCCCGTATGAGCGCGCGACAAACCTTTCCACCGGGTTAACGCTGCACGCCAAGGCATTGATATCGCTCGATCCGCCCGCTGTCCCCCCGTGGGACAAAGCGTGGGACAAACCGTGGGACATTTTGCGGGACAAATCACACCTCCGGCAGCGCCCCATCCCAATCCACCAGGCCTTTCCGGCCCTCCTCGGTCAGAAAATAGACGCCCTTCTCCACCCGTTTGAACCAGCCATAATGATTGTCCGCCATCAACCGCGTCGCCACTGGAACCCCGGTATCCTTGGCCACCGCCGCCCCTTTTGACGGCCCATATTCCGCCAGATACGCCGCACATCGCAGCGCATCCTGACGATACCCCGTCACGATTCCATGCCGCGTCGCCCCGCCCGCATTCGGATCGCCTTGGCGGCGCTCGAACTCCGCCTCGATCCGTCTGCGGCGCGGTTTCGAAGCGCGCGGATGATACGGCCCCGGCTCCGCCAGAACCTCGACAAACCCATCCCGCGACCGCACCGTCATCAACCCCAGAGAAAGCCGCCGACACAGCGCCGTATTATCCTTCAGCATCCGCGTCGCCGCCGCCCCCTCGGGCCGCAAAACCGCCAGATAGACCTGCGGCGTGATTTTCAGCCGCTCGATCCCCTGATGATAGAGGGTCAGCGAGAATTTCAGCTTCATCTCGACAATCACCGGCACCGCGCCGCCCATCGCCACCAGATCGGCCGCGCCAATCTCGCCCTTCACGGCCAGACCACGCGCCACGAAATACGCCTTGAGGGGGGGGTATAGATCGGATTCACGCTGCATCGGGCCACGTTAGCGACCAACAGGACCGCTCGACAAGACCCAACCGTTGCCCGCCCCCTTTTCTCGCGCCGCACGCTTGCCTATAAGCCGGGCAAACCTCAACCTTGATGGATGCTCTCATGACCACGCTCGTCTTCGGCCACAAATCCCCCGACACCAACTCCACCGGATCGCCGCTGATCTGGGCGTGGTATCTCAGCGAGGTTCAGGGAACCCCGGCGCGCGCCGTCCTGCTGGGCGAGCCCAACACCGAGGCCGCCTTCATGCTGCGCCGCTGGGGGCTGGAAAAGCCTGAGATCATCACGGACGTCGAACCGGGGCAGAAAGTCGTCATCGTCGATACCAACAACCCGGCCGAGCTGCCCGCCGGCATCAACGCCGCCGATATCCGCGCGATCATCGACCATCACAAACTGGTCGGCGGGCTGGAAACCAAGGGGCCGATCGACATCACCATCCGCCCGCTGGCCTGCACGGCGACGATCCTGCATGATCTGATGGGCGACGCGGTGAAAACCGCGCCCGAGGGTATCAAAGGCGCGATGTTGTCGTGCATCCTGTCGGACACGCTGGAATTCCGCAGCCCGACCACCACCGACCACGACCGCGCGGTGGCCGAAAGTCTGGCCGCAGATCTGGGCGTGTCGATCCCGGACCTGGCCCGCGCGTTGTTCGAGGCGAAATCCGACGTCTCGGCCTTCTCGGATGCGGACTTGCTGCGCATGGACAGCAAGGAATACACCGTCGCGGGCAAGGAGTTGCGGGTCTCGGTGCTGGAAACCACGGCGCCCAAACTGCTGCTGGACCGCAAAGCCAGCCTGATGGCGGCCATGGAGGGCGTTGCCAAAGAGGACGGCGCGGATCAGGTGTTGTTGTTCGTGATCGACATCCTCAACGAGGAAGCCACCCTGTTGGTGCCCAACGATCTGGTCAAGCAATTCGCCGAGAAAAGCTTTGGCGTGACGGTGTCGGGTGACACGGTGGTCTTGCCGGGTGTCATGAGCCGCAAGAAGCAGATCATCCCGTCGCTGACCTTGTGACTTGAGGGGGGCCGGTGCTCAGGGGCATCGAGCCCCTTCGCACCGTGGGGGGCGCGGCCCCCCATCGGCCTGCGGCCTCCCCCCCCGGGATATTTTCGGAACAAAGACAGGCGGGCGGGTTATGACGCCCAGGCGCCTTTGCGCATCACCGGGATGCGCGTGCCGTCCTGGGTGATCCCGTCGACATCGATCTGGTTCGAGCCGATCATCCAGTCGATATGGATGGCGCTGTCATTGCCGCCGCGGCGGGCGACTTCGGCGCTGTCCATGGTTTCGCCGCCTTGGAAGCAGGTGGCGTAGCACTGGCCCAGAGCGATGTGGCTGGCGGCATTTTCATCGAACAGGGTGTTGTAGAACAACAGGCCCGATTGCGAGATCGGCGAGGCATGGGGCACCAGCGCCACCTCGCCCAGGCGGCGTGCGCCTTCGTCGGTGTCGAGGACTTTGCGCAACACGGCCTCGCCGGTGCGGGCCTGGGCCTGGGTGATGACGCCGTCCTTGAAGGTGACGGCGATGTCTTGGATCAGCGTGCCCTGGTGCGACAGGGGTTTCGTGGCGCTGACCGTGCCGTTGACGCGAAATTTATGCGGCGTGGTGAAAACCTCCTCCGAGGGGATGTTCGGGTTGCAGACGATGCCGTTTTGCGACCGGGTGGCGCCGCCGAGCCATTTGTGCCCCTCGGCCAGCCCGACTGTCAGATCGGTGCCCGGGCCGGTGAAATGCAGTGCCGCGAAGTCTTGACCGTCGAGCCAGGCCGAGCGGCGGCCCAATTCCGTGTTATGCGCGTTCCAGCTTTCGACGGCGTTGTCGTCGCTGACCCGCGAGGCGGCAAAGATCGCCTCGGCCAGGCGGTGAACGGCTGCGTCTTCGGGCAAGTCCGGCGACACCAGTTTTGCCCAGGCAGGGTCAGGATAGGCGACAATCGTCCAGTTGGTGGCAAAGCGCGTGATGCGTTCGCGCGCGGGCGTATAGGCAACGGCCATCGCCTTGTTGGCGCGCGCAACCTTGTCAGGGTCCTGGCTGGACAACAGCATCGGGTCGCCACCCGCCACCGCCAGCCGTGCCGCCCCCTGATCATAGGCCTGCGCCATCCCGTCGAACAGCCAGCCGGCAGCGCGATCAAACCCGGCGTCGTGGCCATGTTGATAGCGCGCCAGCGTCATCTGGTCATCCGAGAGGATCGGCGTGACCAGCCCTGCGCCAGCCTTGTAGGCGTGTTCGACAATCTTGCGCACCAGGGGCAGCGCCGTCACCGGGGCGGTCAGGATCAGATCCTGGCCCGGTTGCAGATTCAGGCCGGTGCGCACGGCCACTTCGGCCAGACGGTCGAGCTTGACGGGATCAACAGGGTTTTGCATGGCGGGCCTTCTCTTGCTTTCGCGCAAAGATTGCGTCTCGTGGAGGGGCAAGATAGACGGGCCTACGCCACGGTCAACGCCCATCGGGGCCTATCGGGAGAGAAACTGTGACCCAATTGATTTCCAGCCTCGACGAGATTTCAGCCCCGTATGATGTGCTTTACTGTGATCTGTGGGGCTGCCTGCACAACGGCAAAGCCTTGTTCCCCGAAGCGGTTTCGGCCTTGCAGGCCTTTCGGCGCAAAGGTGGAGCCGTGGTTTTGCTGACCAACGCGCCGCGCACGCACCACGCGGTGCGCAAACGGCTGGACGCCATGGGATTGCCGCTGGATGCCTATGACGTGATCGCCGCATCGGGGGATGCAACCCAGGAGGCGATGCTGACCGGTGCGGCGGGGCGCAAGCTGTGGCACCTTGGGCCGGGCAAGGACGACGATCTGTTCGAGATCATCCCCGAGTGGCTGCGCGATCAGCCACCGATCGAGCGTGTTGAACTGCAGGAGGCCGAGGGCATCATCTGCACCGGGCCATTCGATGAATTCAACGAGACGCCGGACGACTATCGGGCACGGTTCCTGCTGGCCAAGACCAAGGGGCTGACGATGCTCAACGCCAATCCGGATCTGGTCGTAGATTTTGGCGCGACGCAAATCTTCTGCGCCGGGGCCTTGGCCGAGCTCTACGCCGAGATGGGCGGCGAGGTCCTGTCCTTCGGCAAACCGCATCCGCCGATCTATGATTTTGCGCGGCGCCAATTGGCCGCCAAGGGCATCACCTGTGACACCAACTCGGTGCTGGCGATTGGCGACGGGGTGCGCACCGATATACGCGGGGCGCGCGGCGAGGGCATCGACGCGGTGTTCGTGACAGGTGGGCTTGAGGCGCATCGGTTTGGCGACGATCCGGCCACGCCGGACATGGGCCTGTTGACGGCATGGCTGGAGGCCGAAGATCTGCATCCGCGGTATTCCATGGGTCGTTTGCGCTGACGGCACGTTCAATGGCTTGGCCGACAGAAACCACGCTTATGCCAAAGTGCGCTTGGCGGTGGTCAACAAACCCATGCGCAGGCCGCGTGCCCTCGAGAACCCGCTGACCTTGTCGTCATGTCAAAGGCGCCGGGCCGGTTTTGGCTGGCCCACCGCCTGCGGCAAGATCGAGAGCAACAGGGGCGCCGTCGGCAAGACAGTGCCGCCAACAGAAAACCTCTTTGCCGTGGTCAAAGCCATGGTCTCTGAGGCGTGGTCGCAGCGCTTGGCGCAATCGTTCATTTTGGCGAGCACCAGATCAGGATCATCAAGCCACGCGCGGAAACCACGCTGGCCCGGCTGGAGGCGACGCGCAACCCAGCGGCCAGTCGCGCCGGTGTGCGCTAAATCATCGACGTGGCGCGCCAGAAAACCGTGTTGCGAGATCAGCCTGCCCGTCGCGATGCGTCAAACTCCGGCGCGGTGGCAGAAAAACCGGATCCAGCCCCGCAGCCCCTCGCAAACCGTTGGAAAATATGGGAAAGCGGTCAGATCCCGCGGTCGCGCATGGCCCGGAAACCGGCCTTTACAGGGCGCGGTGGCCACCATCGGACAGAGGGTGCCAGACCTGCCAATTTTGACCTGATATTCAATGCGTTAAGGGGTAATCAAGACGTGGTGCGGGTGAAGGGACTCGAACCCCCACGCCAAAGGCGCCAGAACCTAAATCTGGTGCGTCTACCAGTTCCGCCACACCCGCACGCACGCCTCATAGCAAGTGGAAAGCGCCGTGGCGAGAGCAAAATGTCGCGAAAAAATACGCGCGATGTCATATTTGGGCCATGATTGGTGCCAATATGGAAACAACGAGTTTTTTTCAGGGTGTCCACAATGTTGCAGCAGTTCCTCACCTCGCTTGATCCTGTCATCCCGCTGGTTGGCGCGCGCTCACGGCCCACCGGCCTTGTCGCGGGCACGTTGATCCGCACCTCGGCGGGTGAATTTCCCGTTGAGTATCTGCTGGCAGGGGATCTCATCGAGACCGCCGGGAATGGCATCGTCGAATTGCGCGGCACCTCCCTGATCGAAGCGCGCGAGGTCGATGTCGTGATGATCCCCGCCTCGGCGATGGGCGACCCGCTGGCCCGCCCGGCGCATGGTCTGGTGGTGCCGATCAACCAGCAAGTTCTGGTTCACGACTGGCGCGCGCAAGTTCTGTATGGGCAAGACGCGATGCTGACGCCGGCGTCGTCGCTGGTCGATGATGTGCAGGTGATCCGGCAGACCCGCGCCCGCCTGCGCCTGATCCGGCTGCATTTCGATGCGCCACAGGTGATCTGGGCGGACGGGCTGCAAGTTGCCAGCGCCAAGACATGCGCGCCGCAGATCCACCCCGGATTGCTGCATTAAAGCCCGCGAAGCACCTGCGGAATCTGATCCGGAAGGTCCTCGGCGATCAGGCCGGGGCCAAAGCGCC
This region includes:
- a CDS encoding protein-tyrosine phosphatase family protein, with the translated sequence MPDPFVITPLPVGQGTLALCPLPGRLGDFPGDMAQILRFAPDLILSLTQDAERSAHGAATLPDQITRAGIVWHPFPIPDFGIPPADADWSAAANAATKILAKGGRVLVHCRGGLGRSGMVALRLMIEHGEAPDDALTRLRAVRPGAVETAAQHRWARSPARSHP
- a CDS encoding amidohydrolase; this translates as MHACGHDGHTAMLLGAAQVLAQEGGFDGTLRFVFQPAEEWGRGAQALLDDGLMTRFPFDEIFGLHNMPGLPVGHFETRPGPLMSAEDIFEITLTGQGGHASRPHLIREAMVPACALVLELQTIVARRLDPAEIAVVSVTELLTDGIRNALPGSARILGDCRSFQPQVSARIEAEMRRIAAGIAAAHGLDVSLRYDREFVPLVNDPDLAAAMLAASATVSKAAEMRPTPMTASEDFARFLDHVPGCFGYIGNGTNSAPLHNPRYDFNDAALMHGVAVHTAIARARLPV
- a CDS encoding DUF2161 domain-containing phosphodiesterase, which translates into the protein MQRESDLYPPLKAYFVARGLAVKGEIGAADLVAMGGAVPVIVEMKLKFSLTLYHQGIERLKITPQVYLAVLRPEGAAATRMLKDNTALCRRLSLGLMTVRSRDGFVEVLAEPGPYHPRASKPRRRRIEAEFERRQGDPNAGGATRHGIVTGYRQDALRCAAYLAEYGPSKGAAVAKDTGVPVATRLMADNHYGWFKRVEKGVYFLTEEGRKGLVDWDGALPEV
- a CDS encoding manganese-dependent inorganic pyrophosphatase, with the protein product MTTLVFGHKSPDTNSTGSPLIWAWYLSEVQGTPARAVLLGEPNTEAAFMLRRWGLEKPEIITDVEPGQKVVIVDTNNPAELPAGINAADIRAIIDHHKLVGGLETKGPIDITIRPLACTATILHDLMGDAVKTAPEGIKGAMLSCILSDTLEFRSPTTTDHDRAVAESLAADLGVSIPDLARALFEAKSDVSAFSDADLLRMDSKEYTVAGKELRVSVLETTAPKLLLDRKASLMAAMEGVAKEDGADQVLLFVIDILNEEATLLVPNDLVKQFAEKSFGVTVSGDTVVLPGVMSRKKQIIPSLTL
- a CDS encoding aminopeptidase translates to MQNPVDPVKLDRLAEVAVRTGLNLQPGQDLILTAPVTALPLVRKIVEHAYKAGAGLVTPILSDDQMTLARYQHGHDAGFDRAAGWLFDGMAQAYDQGAARLAVAGGDPMLLSSQDPDKVARANKAMAVAYTPARERITRFATNWTIVAYPDPAWAKLVSPDLPEDAAVHRLAEAIFAASRVSDDNAVESWNAHNTELGRRSAWLDGQDFAALHFTGPGTDLTVGLAEGHKWLGGATRSQNGIVCNPNIPSEEVFTTPHKFRVNGTVSATKPLSHQGTLIQDIAVTFKDGVITQAQARTGEAVLRKVLDTDEGARRLGEVALVPHASPISQSGLLFYNTLFDENAASHIALGQCYATCFQGGETMDSAEVARRGGNDSAIHIDWMIGSNQIDVDGITQDGTRIPVMRKGAWAS
- a CDS encoding TIGR01459 family HAD-type hydrolase; its protein translation is MTQLISSLDEISAPYDVLYCDLWGCLHNGKALFPEAVSALQAFRRKGGAVVLLTNAPRTHHAVRKRLDAMGLPLDAYDVIAASGDATQEAMLTGAAGRKLWHLGPGKDDDLFEIIPEWLRDQPPIERVELQEAEGIICTGPFDEFNETPDDYRARFLLAKTKGLTMLNANPDLVVDFGATQIFCAGALAELYAEMGGEVLSFGKPHPPIYDFARRQLAAKGITCDTNSVLAIGDGVRTDIRGARGEGIDAVFVTGGLEAHRFGDDPATPDMGLLTAWLEAEDLHPRYSMGRLR
- a CDS encoding Hint domain-containing protein, which encodes MLQQFLTSLDPVIPLVGARSRPTGLVAGTLIRTSAGEFPVEYLLAGDLIETAGNGIVELRGTSLIEAREVDVVMIPASAMGDPLARPAHGLVVPINQQVLVHDWRAQVLYGQDAMLTPASSLVDDVQVIRQTRARLRLIRLHFDAPQVIWADGLQVASAKTCAPQIHPGLLH